Proteins found in one Gammaproteobacteria bacterium genomic segment:
- the dxs gene encoding 1-deoxy-D-xylulose-5-phosphate synthase — protein sequence MDTKEYPTLDKIEFPADLRDLPLIQVPNVCKDLRNYLLDSVSKSGGHFAAGLGVIELTVALHYVFNTPNDKLLWDVGHQSYPHKILTGRKHQIESIRTRGGLGPFPCPEESEYDCFTVGHSSTSIGAALGMNLSFQLDNRAQQAIPIIGDGGLTAGMAYEALNHLGDIRANMLIILNDNEMSISPNVGAMTNYLTRMLSGRVFSSVRESSKRLLKPMPPMWELARRTEEHVKGMFAPGTLFEEMGIRYFGPVDGHDSNSLIKTLRNIKQIEGPKILHVITKKGKGYLPAEQDPVGYHAVPTFNPNLGIKKTSAPNKKPTYTQVFSDWICDMGYRDSRLVAITPAMREGSGLVRFQKEFPNRYYDVAIAEQHAVTVGAGLAIAGHKPVVAIYSTFLQRAYDQLIHDVAVQNLPVLFAIDRAGVVGPDGKTHTGSYDLSFLRCIPNMTIMAPANECETRQMLQTGFEINGPSAIRYPRGIGPGSTVRNNFETLEIGRADQVREGKNIAILSFGSTLASALDAANQINATVINMRFVKPIDDEMIVRIANSHTLIVTVEDNVVMGGAGSAVNEVVAAQQISVKLLNLGLPDHFQEHGTREELLADAGLDSASITARINKIYPLRDCEAKSAHVVSG from the coding sequence ATGGACACTAAAGAATATCCGACTCTTGACAAAATTGAGTTTCCTGCAGATTTACGCGACTTGCCTCTGATACAGGTACCGAACGTTTGCAAGGACTTAAGAAATTATTTACTTGATTCAGTCTCTAAAAGCGGCGGTCATTTTGCGGCTGGTCTTGGTGTTATAGAGTTAACTGTGGCATTGCATTATGTCTTCAATACACCAAATGATAAATTACTCTGGGATGTAGGCCACCAAAGCTATCCGCATAAAATTCTTACAGGGCGCAAGCATCAGATTGAATCGATTCGCACACGAGGTGGCCTAGGCCCATTTCCTTGCCCCGAGGAAAGTGAATACGATTGTTTTACTGTAGGCCATTCAAGCACCTCTATAGGTGCTGCACTTGGAATGAATTTATCATTCCAATTAGATAATCGAGCTCAACAAGCGATACCAATTATTGGTGATGGTGGCCTTACTGCTGGCATGGCTTATGAAGCACTTAATCACCTCGGCGACATTCGCGCAAACATGTTAATCATTCTTAATGATAACGAAATGTCTATATCGCCAAATGTCGGCGCAATGACTAACTACCTAACACGCATGTTATCAGGACGCGTATTCTCCAGCGTAAGAGAAAGCAGCAAACGCCTGCTCAAACCTATGCCTCCAATGTGGGAATTAGCTCGTCGCACGGAAGAACACGTAAAAGGTATGTTTGCGCCAGGCACTTTGTTCGAAGAAATGGGTATTCGCTATTTTGGTCCAGTGGATGGTCACGATTCAAATTCGCTTATTAAAACTTTACGCAATATCAAGCAAATCGAAGGCCCAAAAATTCTTCACGTCATCACCAAAAAAGGCAAAGGTTATTTGCCAGCGGAACAGGATCCTGTTGGCTATCATGCAGTACCAACATTCAACCCTAATCTTGGTATTAAAAAAACATCTGCTCCTAATAAAAAACCAACATACACCCAAGTATTTAGCGACTGGATTTGCGATATGGGTTATAGAGATTCGCGATTAGTGGCAATTACTCCTGCTATGCGTGAAGGTTCCGGATTAGTACGCTTTCAAAAAGAGTTCCCAAATCGCTATTATGATGTAGCTATCGCGGAACAACATGCAGTCACAGTAGGTGCCGGTTTAGCAATTGCTGGACATAAACCTGTTGTGGCTATTTATTCCACTTTTTTACAACGTGCATATGACCAACTGATTCATGATGTCGCAGTTCAAAATCTTCCTGTTCTTTTTGCAATCGATCGGGCGGGCGTGGTGGGCCCAGATGGAAAGACACATACTGGCAGTTACGATTTAAGTTTCCTGCGCTGCATTCCTAATATGACTATCATGGCACCAGCAAATGAATGCGAAACAAGACAAATGCTACAAACGGGATTTGAAATCAATGGCCCAAGCGCTATTCGTTATCCTCGCGGCATCGGACCTGGAAGTACTGTACGAAATAATTTTGAAACATTAGAAATTGGTCGGGCTGATCAAGTTAGAGAAGGCAAAAATATTGCGATACTATCTTTTGGCAGTACCTTAGCCAGTGCATTAGATGCAGCCAACCAAATTAATGCCACTGTCATCAACATGCGTTTTGTTAAGCCAATTGATGATGAAATGATAGTGCGTATCGCCAACAGCCATACTTTAATAGTAACCGTCGAAGACAATGTCGTTATGGGTGGAGCTGGTAGCGCGGTCAATGAGGTTGTAGCTGCACAACAAATATCGGTGAAATTATTGAACTTAGGTCTTCCTGACCATTTTCAAGAGCACGGCACACGTGAAGAATTACTTGCAGATGCCGGCTTAGACAGTGCATCAATCACTGCCAGAATCAACAAAATATATCCGCTGAGGGATTGCGAAGCCAAAAGTGCTCACGTAGTATCTGGGTAA
- a CDS encoding polyprenyl synthetase family protein, whose protein sequence is MTEITEYLATCSQRVELFFDNNLPSKDQAPTTLHGAIRYSAMNGGKRIRPALVYATGEALGINPIEIDCIAGAIELMHSYSLIHDDLPAMDDDDLRRGKPTCHRAYDEATAILAGDAMQALAFSFLTNLSIDGPEAAIRSQLTNQLAHAVGSLGMAGGQAMDLAAVDKNISIEALEYIHRQKTGCLIRACIDMTQTCCTTLSQQQRSSLLQFGEHLGIAFQIRDDILDVISDTDTLGKPQGSDSDQNKPTYVSILGIEESERRCDNFYQQALDCLENLDSPTKWLHMLAEHIVCRKH, encoded by the coding sequence CCCTAGCAAAGACCAAGCACCAACCACCTTACATGGCGCTATTCGTTATTCAGCCATGAATGGAGGCAAACGTATCCGCCCTGCTCTTGTGTATGCTACAGGTGAAGCATTGGGTATAAATCCAATTGAAATAGACTGTATTGCAGGTGCAATAGAGCTCATGCACAGCTACTCATTAATTCATGATGACCTACCTGCCATGGATGATGATGACTTGAGGCGTGGGAAACCTACTTGTCACAGAGCTTACGATGAAGCTACAGCAATACTTGCAGGTGATGCTATGCAAGCTCTGGCATTTTCATTTCTAACTAATTTATCTATAGACGGCCCTGAAGCAGCGATACGATCTCAACTCACTAACCAGCTCGCACATGCTGTGGGCTCCTTGGGCATGGCTGGTGGGCAAGCAATGGACTTAGCAGCAGTTGATAAAAACATTTCAATTGAAGCATTGGAATATATACATCGACAAAAAACCGGCTGCTTAATTCGTGCATGTATAGATATGACTCAAACATGCTGTACAACACTGAGCCAACAGCAACGCTCAAGTCTGTTACAGTTCGGTGAGCACCTTGGTATTGCTTTCCAAATACGTGACGATATTTTAGATGTAATCAGTGACACTGATACATTAGGCAAACCTCAGGGCTCAGATAGTGATCAGAATAAACCTACCTATGTAAGTATTTTAGGTATAGAAGAATCTGAACGACGCTGTGATAACTTTTACCAGCAAGCTCTGGATTGTTTAGAAAATTTAGACAGTCCTACAAAGTGGCTACATATGCTTGCAGAACACATTGTGTGCCGAAAGCACTAA